The Deltaproteobacteria bacterium DNA window CGCGCGCGCCGTATTCGGCGCCACGACCAACAGGCTCAACGCGGCGCTTGCGAACCTGCAGGTCTCGTTCACCAACTTCCAGGCCGCCGAGTCGCGCATAAGGGACGCCGACTTCGCCTACGAGACGGCGGTCTTCACCAGGAACCAGATACTCGTCCAGGCGGGAACCTCGGTGCTCGCCCAGGCGAACTTCCTCCCACAGGCAGCCTTGAGCCTGCTCGGAGGGTAAAGGTGACAGGGAGGGGACCGGCGCCGGCGCCGGTCCCCTCAGCCGCTCTGCGGCCCGGAGGGCATCTTTACCGGAGGTGACGTAATGAGTATCGACATGGGCATCAAGGAAGTCGCACGTCAGGGCGCGGCAGTCGAGACGCAGGCGCCGGCCGTGAAAAGGGTGCGTGAAGAGAGGAGCGACTTCGTGGGCCTGCTCCGCGACCCCTCGGAGCGTAAAAAGGATATGTCCCTCGACGAGATGGACAAGCTCGCCTCCGACATCCAGATCCAGCTCAAGCGCCTCAACACGGAACTCCGGATAGAAGTTGACAGGGAGTCGAAGACGGTGATAGTCAAGATACTGGAGCCGGAGAGCGGCGAGGTGATCCGCGAGATACCTCCGTCGGAGCTCCTCAAGATACGCGAACGGATGCACGAGCTCATAGGGGTCTTCTACGACAACAGGACGTAAGGATCTTCTCGGCGTCCCGCCTTCAAGGGGAAGCCATCGAGCGGGAAGGTGAATGTCATGAGTATTACCGTAACATCAGGGCTTGTAAGCTCCATAGACTACCAGGCGCTCATAGATCAGCTCGTCTCGGTGAAGCGCCAGCCCATAGACCAGCTCCAGGCCCAGCAGGACACCTACAAGAGCGCAAGCAGCGCCTACGACACGCTCCAGTCCAGGCTCCA harbors:
- a CDS encoding flagellin FliC — translated: ARAVFGATTNRLNAALANLQVSFTNFQAAESRIRDADFAYETAVFTRNQILVQAGTSVLAQANFLPQAALSLLGG
- a CDS encoding flagellar protein FlaG, translated to MSIDMGIKEVARQGAAVETQAPAVKRVREERSDFVGLLRDPSERKKDMSLDEMDKLASDIQIQLKRLNTELRIEVDRESKTVIVKILEPESGEVIREIPPSELLKIRERMHELIGVFYDNRT